From the Chitinophaga lutea genome, the window GGGAGTACCACGACCGCATAGTGGGTACACCGCTGTTCATCAACCGCCAGCGCGGGCAGCATTATTTCAGCGATATGAAACCGTTCGACTGGAACCAGCACCGCGACTCCACCGTAAACCGCGGCTGGAACATCATCAACAACCGCGTCACCGGCCTGCATGTGGGCGGGCTGTACACCATCGGCCAGGCGCTGAAAGCGAAAACGCTGATCACCTACACGAAGAATCACGGGAATTATAACGATAAAAATTTCTCCGAAGCGCTCACCCAATGGTACACATTACAGGAAGTACAATGGCTGACGCCGGTAAAAGGTTTTACGGTCAAAGGCGGGCTGGCGTTTGACTGGGGCAACCTGGGCAACAACACCGGCTTTATGCTCGGCGCACAATGGAGCCTGGGCTCAGAGTAATATTTTGCGGATGGTGGCGTGCAGGTTCCTGAACAGAAAAGGTTTGGTCACGTACCCTGCCGCGCCGTTCTTCATGGCCCTGTTCACTTCGTCGATGCCCGTTTTCGCGGTGAGCATGAGCACCGGGATGTTGCGCAACAGCTGGTCTTTCCGGAAAATATCCAGCAGTTCGTAGCCGTTCATCACCGGCATGTAAATGTCGCTGATCACCAGCTGCGGAAGGCTCTGGCGTGCCTGGCGCACACCGTCTTCCCCGTTCTCGGCCAGCAGCACATTGTATTCGTGCAGCTCCAGCAGTGTTTTCAAAGTGTCCGACAAACTGGTCTTATCTTCGATCAGGAGTATGGTGTTATTCATGTTTGTATCTGAATGTGATGGTGAATGTTGTTCCTTTGTTTTCTTCGCTGCTCACTGCTATTTCCCCCTGGTTCATTTCCACGAACGTTTTGACGATGGCCAGCCCGAGGCCCGTTCCTTCAATACCGTCCACGTTGCTGCCGCGGAAGAAGGAATTGAACAAATGCGGGATGTCTCTGGCCGGTATGCCGATGCCGTAATCGAATACTTTGATCACACATTTGTGCTTGTGGTACCGGAGTTTGATAGCAGGGTTTTTCTTAACGGAATATTTAAAGGCATTACCAATCAGGTTGGTCAGAATCTTCGACAGTTGGTCCTTGTCCAGCAAGACTTTCCGTGGTTCTCCCGAAATGTCCACCTCCAGCGATCTTTCATCTTTTCTTTCGGAAAAATACTGGTATTTCAGGTA encodes:
- a CDS encoding response regulator yields the protein MNNTILLIEDKTSLSDTLKTLLELHEYNVLLAENGEDGVRQARQSLPQLVISDIYMPVMNGYELLDIFRKDQLLRNIPVLMLTAKTGIDEVNRAMKNGAAGYVTKPFLFRNLHATIRKILL